In the genome of Nonlabens sp. MB-3u-79, one region contains:
- a CDS encoding thiamine pyrophosphate-dependent enzyme has protein sequence MTELYEANFKTVSKYVHATSRGHEVIQTALGMQLLPQDYAFPYYRDDAMLLSIGMKPYDLMLQLLAKKDDPFSGGRTYYSHPSLRDDDKPKIPHQSSATGMQAIPATGVALGFHYRESLSEEQRAAVDASSDSSVTSDSIVVCSLGDASVTEGEIAEAFQMAALKQLPILYLVQDNGWDISASAAETRAQNAAEYAAGFHGIEAISIDGTDFEESYNTLNEVIEKIRTERRPFLVHATVPLLNHHTSGVRMEFYRDDLEEARSRDPYPRMRKLLFDNDFSEQDVDAYDAFAKAEVKKALDLALQQPDPEPADLFTNDFAPTPITEEKGERSPEGAEKVVMVDCALFAIEELMRKHPECLLYGQDVGGRLGGVFREAATLAQKFGDNRVFNTPIQEAFIVGSTVGMSAAGLKPIVEVQFADYIWPGLNQLFTEVSRSCYLSNGKWPVSMILRVPIGAYGSGGPYHSSSMESVVSNIRGLKIAYPSNGADLKGLMKAAYYDPNPVVIFEHKGLYWSKVKGTKGATSVEPSEDYVLPFGKAWVLQEIWKKEEEETLSIITYGMGVHWAMNATAELGLQDRVEIVDLRSLHPLDYETVFTSVKKCGKCLVVTEEPSDNSFSRALQGRIQEECFKYIDAPVMVIGSENMPAIPLNSILEETMIPSTQKVKDKIEELLNY, from the coding sequence ATGACGGAACTCTATGAAGCAAACTTCAAAACTGTTTCTAAGTATGTTCACGCGACCAGTCGCGGTCATGAGGTGATACAGACTGCGTTAGGGATGCAACTATTGCCGCAGGATTATGCATTTCCCTATTACCGAGACGACGCGATGTTACTGTCTATAGGAATGAAGCCTTATGACTTGATGTTGCAACTCTTGGCAAAAAAGGACGATCCGTTTTCTGGTGGACGCACCTATTACTCGCATCCCTCTTTAAGGGATGATGACAAGCCAAAAATCCCGCATCAGTCCAGTGCTACTGGAATGCAGGCTATTCCTGCTACAGGTGTAGCTCTTGGATTTCATTACCGAGAGAGCTTAAGTGAAGAGCAAAGAGCAGCCGTAGATGCTAGTTCAGATTCCAGTGTGACTTCAGATTCTATAGTAGTCTGTTCCTTAGGTGACGCCAGTGTGACCGAAGGAGAAATTGCTGAGGCTTTTCAAATGGCAGCGCTCAAACAATTGCCTATTCTTTATTTAGTACAAGATAACGGTTGGGATATTAGTGCTAGTGCGGCCGAAACACGTGCTCAAAACGCTGCTGAATATGCTGCAGGGTTTCACGGTATAGAAGCTATTTCTATAGATGGGACTGATTTTGAAGAAAGTTACAACACCTTAAATGAGGTGATTGAAAAAATAAGAACCGAGCGCAGGCCATTTTTGGTTCATGCCACCGTGCCATTGTTAAATCACCACACGAGTGGTGTGCGCATGGAGTTTTACCGTGATGATTTGGAAGAGGCGAGAAGCCGTGACCCATACCCGCGTATGAGAAAGTTACTTTTCGATAATGATTTTAGTGAGCAGGATGTGGATGCTTATGACGCTTTCGCGAAAGCGGAAGTAAAAAAAGCACTAGACCTCGCTTTACAACAACCTGACCCAGAACCAGCCGATTTATTTACCAACGATTTTGCACCAACACCAATTACAGAAGAAAAAGGAGAGCGTTCTCCAGAAGGTGCAGAGAAGGTGGTCATGGTAGATTGTGCCTTATTTGCCATCGAGGAATTGATGAGAAAACACCCAGAATGCTTGCTCTACGGACAAGATGTAGGAGGAAGATTGGGCGGTGTTTTTAGAGAAGCAGCAACCTTGGCTCAAAAATTTGGTGACAATAGAGTATTCAACACGCCTATACAAGAAGCCTTTATCGTAGGAAGTACGGTAGGAATGAGTGCCGCAGGATTAAAACCGATTGTAGAAGTACAATTTGCAGATTACATCTGGCCTGGGTTGAATCAGCTGTTTACAGAGGTGTCACGTTCTTGCTATTTAAGTAATGGAAAATGGCCAGTATCCATGATATTACGAGTACCTATAGGTGCATATGGTTCTGGTGGGCCTTACCATTCCAGTTCTATGGAAAGTGTAGTTTCTAATATAAGAGGTTTAAAAATTGCTTATCCATCAAACGGCGCCGACTTAAAAGGACTGATGAAAGCGGCCTATTACGACCCGAATCCGGTAGTGATTTTTGAACATAAAGGATTGTATTGGTCTAAAGTTAAAGGAACTAAAGGGGCCACGAGTGTGGAGCCTAGTGAGGATTATGTATTGCCTTTTGGAAAAGCTTGGGTACTACAAGAAATCTGGAAAAAAGAAGAAGAGGAAACGCTGAGTATCATTACCTATGGAATGGGTGTGCATTGGGCAATGAATGCCACTGCAGAGCTTGGTTTACAAGATAGAGTAGAAATTGTGGATTTAAGATCCTTGCATCCGCTGGATTATGAGACGGTTTTTACTAGTGTCAAGAAATGTGGTAAATGTTTGGTGGTAACTGAAGAGCCTAGTGATAATAGTTTCTCTCGTGCCTTGCAAGGTCGTATACAAGAAGAGTGTTTTAAATACATAGATGCACCAGTAATGGTCATAGGTTCTGAAAATATGCCTGCCATACCACTGAATTCTATTTTAGAAGAAACCATGATTCCTAGTACACAGAAAGTGAAGGACAAGATTGAGGAGCTTTTGAATTATTAA